From a single Loigolactobacillus coryniformis subsp. coryniformis KCTC 3167 = DSM 20001 genomic region:
- a CDS encoding RluA family pseudouridine synthase, translated as MQKWQYHCTVNTAQAGHRLKQYLRGDLLIPKTIYHELRIHHAVTLNGHYQSVHTTVATGDDVQFTFYASDFSTPEPQYQGGDASQVHVLYENSDLLVVDKPIGTKTHPNRPDEQDSLMNHVTAYLGSPAYVVHRLDRDTSGAIVIAKNPVVLPILNRLISSKRITRQYRAWVHGHLPASGTISLPIGRDPLDKRKRQVDGPDAVAAITHYRVLQQTATKSLLAIQLETGRTHQIRVHFSYLGHPLVGDVLYDPQASHYSRLFLHSAKMRLLLPFSFAPIEVMAPLPQSFLDIE; from the coding sequence ATGCAAAAATGGCAATATCATTGTACCGTTAACACCGCACAAGCTGGGCACCGCCTCAAACAATATTTGCGTGGTGATTTATTGATCCCGAAAACGATCTACCATGAATTACGGATCCATCATGCGGTGACTTTAAACGGGCACTATCAATCTGTCCATACCACTGTTGCCACCGGCGATGACGTTCAATTCACTTTTTACGCCAGCGATTTTAGTACCCCAGAGCCACAATATCAAGGCGGCGATGCCAGTCAAGTTCACGTTTTATATGAGAATAGTGATCTATTAGTCGTCGACAAGCCGATTGGCACTAAAACCCACCCTAATCGGCCAGACGAGCAGGATAGCTTGATGAACCACGTGACCGCTTATTTAGGTTCCCCAGCCTATGTTGTTCACCGGCTGGATCGTGATACCAGTGGCGCCATCGTGATCGCCAAAAATCCAGTGGTGCTGCCGATCCTCAATCGCTTGATCAGCAGCAAGCGGATCACCCGCCAATACCGCGCGTGGGTCCACGGTCATTTACCGGCTAGCGGAACGATCAGTTTGCCGATCGGTCGTGATCCACTGGATAAACGTAAACGGCAAGTCGACGGTCCTGACGCAGTGGCGGCGATCACCCACTATCGCGTTTTACAGCAAACGGCTACTAAATCTTTACTAGCGATCCAGTTGGAAACTGGCCGCACCCACCAGATCCGCGTTCACTTTAGCTACTTAGGCCATCCCTTAGTTGGCGATGTGTTGTACGATCCCCAAGCTAGCCACTATTCGCGTTTATTTTTACATTCCGCCAAAATGCGCTTACTGCTACCGTTTAGCTTCGCGCCGATCGAAGTGATGGCGCCATTGCCGCAAAGTTTTTTGGATATTGAATAA
- the argR gene encoding arginine repressor, with amino-acid sequence MKKVDRQAKIEEIIKEHTIATQEALLAALEAEGIPATQATISRDIREMQVVKERDQDGTLRYTIYHNGEKTVAERLDESIAEVVVAVKLVEFVNVIHTAPGNGNSLAAIIDDLAFPQVAGTLAGHDTILIISPDRDSAQYVHDYFAERMVVE; translated from the coding sequence TTGAAAAAAGTAGATCGGCAAGCAAAAATTGAAGAGATCATCAAGGAACATACAATTGCGACTCAGGAAGCCTTGTTAGCGGCATTGGAAGCTGAAGGTATTCCGGCAACGCAGGCGACGATCTCACGGGATATTCGCGAGATGCAAGTCGTTAAAGAGCGCGATCAAGATGGGACTTTACGCTATACAATTTATCATAATGGTGAAAAAACGGTGGCTGAGCGGTTGGATGAGTCGATTGCCGAAGTGGTGGTAGCCGTCAAATTAGTGGAGTTTGTCAATGTTATCCACACCGCACCAGGCAATGGCAATTCTTTGGCGGCGATCATTGACGATCTCGCTTTTCCGCAGGTAGCCGGTACATTGGCGGGGCACGATACGATTTTGATCATCAGCCCTGATCGGGACAGTGCGCAATACGTACACGATTATTTTGCTGAACGAATGGTCGTTGAATAA
- the asd gene encoding aspartate-semialdehyde dehydrogenase, with product MSEKLKVGVIGATGMVGQRYVTLLADHPWFEVAVVAASAHSAGKTYAEAVNGRWKMQAPIPDGVKELPVLDANDIEAVTSQVDFVFSAVSMSKDEIRKIEEDYAKTETPVVSNNSAHRWTPDVPMIVPEINPEHSDVIKYQRERLGTKRGFIAVKPNCSIQSYTPALAAWQQFEPTQVIATTYQAISGAGKTLEDAPEIVGNVIPYIPGEEAKSEDEPLKIFGHVDAATGTIVSADAPTITSQCLRVPVLYGHTAAAFVNFKQKPTKEELVAALESYSGEPQKLGLPSAPKQFIQYMTDDFRPQVRYDVNFENGMGISIGRLRPDKIFDWKFVGLSHNTARGAAGGAILCAELLKAQGYITKK from the coding sequence ATGAGTGAAAAGTTAAAAGTTGGTGTGATTGGCGCGACTGGTATGGTGGGTCAACGTTACGTCACGTTATTAGCCGATCATCCTTGGTTTGAAGTGGCGGTTGTTGCCGCAAGTGCCCATAGTGCCGGCAAAACGTATGCAGAAGCCGTTAATGGTCGCTGGAAGATGCAAGCCCCAATTCCTGATGGTGTCAAAGAGTTGCCTGTTTTAGATGCCAACGACATTGAAGCAGTCACTAGCCAAGTCGATTTTGTTTTCTCTGCGGTCAGCATGTCCAAAGACGAAATCCGTAAAATTGAAGAAGACTACGCTAAAACGGAAACGCCAGTTGTTTCCAATAATAGTGCCCATCGCTGGACCCCTGATGTACCAATGATCGTACCCGAAATCAATCCTGAGCATTCTGATGTGATCAAATATCAGCGTGAACGTTTAGGCACAAAACGCGGCTTTATTGCGGTCAAGCCTAACTGCTCGATTCAAAGTTACACGCCAGCGTTAGCGGCTTGGCAACAATTTGAACCGACTCAAGTGATCGCTACGACTTACCAAGCAATTTCTGGTGCCGGTAAAACGTTAGAAGATGCGCCAGAGATCGTCGGCAACGTGATTCCTTACATTCCCGGCGAAGAAGCTAAGTCCGAAGACGAACCACTTAAGATTTTTGGCCACGTTGATGCCGCGACTGGGACGATCGTATCCGCAGATGCGCCAACGATCACTAGCCAATGCTTGCGGGTGCCGGTTTTATACGGTCATACCGCGGCTGCTTTTGTCAACTTCAAACAAAAGCCAACTAAGGAAGAATTAGTGGCTGCTTTGGAAAGTTATAGTGGCGAGCCACAAAAATTGGGTTTACCTAGTGCGCCCAAGCAATTTATTCAGTATATGACTGACGATTTCCGGCCACAAGTGCGTTACGACGTTAACTTTGAAAATGGCATGGGTATTTCAATCGGTCGCTTGCGGCCAGACAAAATTTTCGATTGGAAATTTGTCGGCTTATCGCATAATACTGCACGTGGCGCCGCTGGTGGCGCGATCCTGTGTGCTGAATTATTGAAGGCCCAAGGCTACATTACTAAAAAATAA
- the argS gene encoding arginine--tRNA ligase has product MNEQNLVIAALKPLLAEHLDEATISQLIETPKTSDLGDYAFPVFRLAKVFRKAPQQIAADLVAQIDQSNFEKVVAVGPYINFFLDKPKFSHDLLQTILTAADHYGDADLGHQGQVPIDMSSPNIAKPISMGHLRSTVIGNAIANILTKVGYKPVKINHLGDWGTQFGKLIVGYKKWGSEAAVKADPITNLLKYYVKFHQEDVEHPELDEEAREWFVKLEAGDEEATKLWSWFREVSLQEFMKIYDMLGITFDSYNGEAFYNDKMAEVVQMLEDKELLKESRGAEIVDLSAYDLNPALIKKSDGATLYITRDLAAAIYRKRTYDFVQSLYVVGNEQRDHFKQLKAVLKEMGFAWSDDIHHIPFGLITQGGKKLSTRQGRVILLEKVLNDAVDLAQKEIDAKNPSLANKEQVAKEVGIGAVIFHDLKNDRLNNFDFNLEEVVRFEGETGPYVQYTNARAQSILRKAAVELNADADYTITDAAAWDVLKQLAEFPDVIVRASKEYEPSVIAKYALRLAKNFNKYYANTKVLVDDGEKTARLAMVASVSQVLTQSLALLGVQAPKEM; this is encoded by the coding sequence ATGAACGAACAAAATCTTGTTATTGCGGCATTAAAGCCTTTATTGGCGGAACATTTAGATGAAGCAACGATCAGTCAATTGATCGAAACCCCGAAAACGTCTGATCTCGGTGATTATGCTTTTCCTGTTTTCCGTTTAGCTAAAGTTTTCCGTAAAGCACCACAACAGATCGCCGCTGATTTAGTGGCACAGATCGACCAAAGTAATTTTGAAAAAGTTGTTGCGGTTGGCCCGTACATCAACTTTTTCTTGGACAAACCTAAATTCAGTCATGACTTGCTGCAAACTATTTTAACGGCGGCCGATCACTACGGTGATGCTGATCTTGGTCACCAAGGCCAAGTGCCGATCGATATGTCTAGTCCAAATATTGCTAAGCCAATCTCAATGGGCCATTTGCGCTCAACCGTGATCGGAAATGCCATCGCCAACATTTTAACCAAGGTTGGTTACAAACCAGTTAAGATCAATCATTTAGGCGATTGGGGCACCCAATTCGGTAAATTGATCGTTGGCTACAAAAAATGGGGTAGCGAAGCTGCGGTCAAAGCGGATCCGATCACTAATTTATTGAAGTACTACGTTAAATTCCATCAAGAAGACGTTGAACATCCTGAACTTGATGAAGAAGCGCGGGAATGGTTCGTTAAGTTGGAAGCCGGCGACGAAGAAGCAACTAAGCTATGGTCATGGTTCCGCGAAGTTTCCTTGCAGGAATTCATGAAGATCTATGACATGTTAGGCATCACGTTTGATTCCTACAATGGCGAAGCGTTCTATAATGATAAAATGGCTGAAGTTGTCCAAATGTTGGAAGATAAAGAGCTATTAAAAGAAAGTCGCGGCGCTGAAATCGTTGATTTGTCGGCTTACGACTTGAATCCCGCTTTGATCAAGAAGAGTGATGGTGCGACTTTATACATCACCCGTGATCTAGCGGCAGCAATTTATCGTAAACGGACCTATGATTTTGTGCAGTCACTATATGTAGTCGGTAACGAACAACGTGATCATTTCAAGCAATTGAAGGCTGTTTTGAAAGAAATGGGCTTTGCTTGGTCTGACGATATTCATCATATCCCGTTTGGTTTGATCACACAGGGGGGCAAAAAGTTATCGACCCGCCAAGGCCGTGTGATCTTGTTGGAAAAAGTCTTGAACGATGCAGTTGATTTGGCGCAAAAAGAAATCGACGCTAAGAATCCTAGTTTGGCTAACAAAGAACAAGTTGCTAAAGAAGTTGGTATCGGCGCGGTTATTTTCCACGATCTGAAAAATGATCGCTTGAACAACTTTGATTTCAATCTGGAAGAAGTTGTTCGTTTTGAAGGCGAAACTGGTCCTTACGTGCAGTACACGAACGCGCGGGCACAAAGCATTTTACGCAAGGCTGCGGTTGAATTAAATGCCGACGCTGACTACACGATCACTGATGCAGCAGCGTGGGATGTGTTGAAGCAATTGGCTGAGTTCCCTGACGTGATCGTCCGCGCCAGCAAAGAATACGAACCATCCGTGATCGCTAAATATGCATTACGCTTAGCGAAGAACTTCAACAAGTACTACGCTAACACTAAAGTCCTTGTTGACGACGGTGAAAAGACGGCCCGCTTAGCAATGGTTGCTAGTGTGAGCCAAGTCTTGACCCAAAGCTTAGCCTTGCTCGGCGTCCAAGCACCAAAAGAAATGTAA
- a CDS encoding VIT1/CCC1 transporter family protein, whose amino-acid sequence MIDLHLHRTQTKPSLRLSEWLNVLRAGVLGMNDGIISTAGIVLGVAGAQQSSFALFIAGISGMLAGAFSMGGGEFVSVSQQRDMQKTAAQKQQQAIAEHYPQELAELTQVYVDKGISVELAHQVAAELMVKDGLGATCREKYNIELGNYFNPWHAAVSSFCSFFVGAILPLLTITLVPARWKVQVTFVAVACALLLTGYVSATLGQTRRRKAVWRNLVVGLLTMIVTYAVGHLFAI is encoded by the coding sequence ATGATTGATTTACATCTTCACCGCACCCAAACTAAGCCGTCATTGCGTTTGTCAGAGTGGCTGAATGTTTTGCGGGCCGGTGTTTTGGGTATGAATGATGGTATTATTTCAACTGCTGGGATCGTTCTCGGCGTGGCTGGCGCACAACAGAGTTCGTTTGCCTTGTTTATCGCCGGTATTTCGGGGATGTTAGCAGGGGCCTTTTCGATGGGCGGCGGCGAATTTGTCTCCGTCAGTCAGCAGCGCGATATGCAGAAAACAGCGGCACAAAAGCAACAACAGGCAATCGCGGAACATTATCCCCAAGAATTGGCCGAGTTGACCCAGGTTTACGTTGATAAGGGGATTTCGGTGGAATTAGCGCATCAAGTTGCCGCTGAATTGATGGTTAAGGATGGTCTAGGCGCGACTTGCCGTGAAAAATATAATATTGAATTAGGCAATTATTTTAATCCGTGGCACGCTGCGGTTTCGTCGTTTTGTTCTTTCTTTGTGGGGGCCATTTTACCGTTACTGACGATCACGTTGGTGCCCGCACGGTGGAAAGTTCAAGTGACTTTTGTTGCGGTGGCTTGTGCCTTGTTATTGACCGGCTACGTTAGTGCCACTTTAGGACAGACTAGGCGGCGCAAAGCCGTTTGGCGCAACTTAGTGGTTGGTTTACTGACAATGATCGTCACCTACGCGGTTGGGCATTTATTTGCGATTTAA
- a CDS encoding MarR family winged helix-turn-helix transcriptional regulator, producing MSEFTDDLMKQLRFISQASNAFMRDHKQKLTGQQRVLAVLAHADNLNQSYLAAILDLRPSSLAELLKKMEQNGDIVRTEDATDKRSKQVALTEQGRQKAQKNADQKTADYSEIFFKGLDEDQQKQFGDYLAKITAGWPDDFQQEARRFIDPLDRLQMMQTMRDNFITQYGERQNLSVAEMKDLKARMQQAMREMPFAGQRGMPGFGGPHFQRDHHHGFRRDPRAGFWNQRPDGEKPNEDDWKDF from the coding sequence ATGAGTGAATTTACCGATGATTTAATGAAGCAGTTACGCTTTATCAGCCAAGCCAGTAACGCTTTTATGCGTGACCATAAACAAAAGTTGACCGGCCAACAACGCGTGTTAGCCGTGCTGGCACATGCCGATAACTTAAACCAAAGTTATTTAGCGGCGATTTTAGACCTGCGTCCCAGCTCGCTAGCCGAATTATTAAAAAAAATGGAGCAAAACGGCGATATTGTTCGGACGGAGGACGCCACCGACAAGCGGAGTAAACAAGTGGCTTTGACTGAACAAGGCCGTCAAAAAGCACAAAAAAATGCCGACCAAAAAACAGCCGACTACAGTGAGATCTTTTTTAAAGGGCTAGATGAGGATCAACAAAAACAATTTGGCGATTATTTAGCCAAAATCACAGCTGGCTGGCCCGACGATTTTCAGCAGGAAGCGCGTCGTTTTATCGACCCGTTAGACCGTCTACAAATGATGCAAACTATGCGGGACAATTTTATAACCCAGTACGGTGAACGCCAGAACTTATCGGTTGCGGAAATGAAGGATTTGAAAGCACGTATGCAGCAAGCTATGCGGGAGATGCCGTTTGCCGGTCAGCGCGGTATGCCTGGCTTTGGTGGCCCCCACTTTCAGCGGGACCATCACCACGGTTTCCGCCGCGATCCGCGCGCTGGTTTCTGGAATCAACGCCCCGATGGCGAAAAACCTAACGAAGACGATTGGAAAGATTTTTAA
- a CDS encoding ABC transporter ATP-binding protein, translated as MRNPALMADLPAAKNKFKLHDFLHLINSVNPKKALFALGIGFSLITSGASLIVPQLTKGLIDTSSLNKINGPMIAILVVAFLAQLGFGTLGGFLLRYVGESAVKTLRERLWAHLLKLPVTYFDAHKSGESSSRLVNDTSVIKDLVTQQFPNFITGAIQLIGAMIILFVMDWRMALLMFSAVPIIALIMLPIGRQLQAATADFNADASEKLADVRLIKASNGENFEKVTGGHFIERIFTLGVKDAKIEAVLQPIMMTAMLGLFVGILGYGAVRVQSGTLTSGSLVAFLIYLFNIIAPVTTFATFFSQVQKAMGSTERIQEILATEPEPADQTAAVDVVGQTITVNQLSFGYTADQTILHNVNFTAKPNTVVAFAGPSGGGKSTIFALLERFYQPYAGTIKIGTQNIQAIDLANWRQQIGYVSQDSGVFAGTIRENLQYGLAKTLTDAELWHGLELAYADQFVRDFTDQLDTQIGERGVKLSGGQKQRLAIARAFLRDPKILMLDEATASLDSQSEEKVQRALDQLMVGRTTLVIAHRLSTIVDADQIYFIENGAVTGHGTHSELMQQHALYAQYVNEQVVN; from the coding sequence ATGCGTAATCCAGCATTAATGGCAGACTTACCTGCTGCTAAAAATAAATTTAAATTACATGATTTTCTCCACTTGATCAACAGTGTCAATCCGAAAAAAGCGTTGTTTGCGCTCGGTATCGGCTTCAGCTTGATCACCAGTGGCGCTAGTTTGATCGTTCCCCAATTGACTAAAGGCTTGATCGACACTAGCAGTCTTAATAAAATCAATGGCCCAATGATCGCCATTTTGGTGGTCGCCTTTTTAGCACAATTAGGCTTTGGTACTTTAGGCGGCTTCCTGCTGCGCTATGTCGGTGAAAGTGCCGTTAAAACGCTACGCGAACGGCTGTGGGCTCACCTATTAAAATTACCCGTAACCTATTTTGATGCGCATAAATCAGGCGAAAGCAGCTCGCGCTTAGTCAATGATACCAGCGTGATCAAGGATTTAGTCACGCAACAATTCCCTAACTTTATCACTGGCGCGATCCAATTAATTGGTGCAATGATTATTTTATTCGTGATGGATTGGCGCATGGCACTATTGATGTTTAGTGCGGTGCCGATCATCGCGTTGATCATGTTGCCGATCGGCCGCCAGCTACAAGCCGCTACCGCTGATTTCAACGCCGATGCCAGTGAAAAACTAGCCGACGTCCGCCTGATCAAAGCCAGCAATGGCGAAAATTTTGAAAAAGTCACTGGTGGTCATTTTATTGAACGAATCTTCACGCTCGGAGTCAAAGACGCCAAAATCGAAGCCGTACTGCAGCCAATCATGATGACGGCGATGCTAGGTCTTTTCGTTGGTATCTTGGGCTACGGTGCCGTCCGCGTTCAATCTGGCACTTTGACCAGCGGCTCATTAGTCGCTTTCCTAATCTATTTGTTCAACATTATCGCACCGGTAACCACCTTTGCCACCTTCTTTTCCCAAGTGCAAAAAGCGATGGGCTCGACGGAACGAATTCAAGAGATCCTTGCCACGGAACCTGAACCAGCTGACCAAACAGCTGCCGTGGACGTTGTCGGCCAAACCATAACGGTAAACCAGCTTTCCTTCGGCTATACTGCGGACCAAACGATTTTGCATAACGTTAATTTTACCGCCAAACCGAATACGGTCGTTGCCTTTGCTGGTCCTAGTGGCGGCGGTAAATCAACGATTTTTGCCTTGCTGGAGCGTTTTTATCAACCATACGCTGGCACGATCAAAATCGGTACACAAAATATTCAGGCCATCGATCTGGCCAATTGGCGCCAGCAAATCGGCTATGTTTCCCAAGATAGCGGCGTTTTTGCCGGTACGATCCGCGAAAACCTACAGTATGGTTTAGCTAAAACGTTGACCGACGCTGAATTATGGCACGGCTTAGAATTAGCCTATGCCGACCAATTTGTCCGCGACTTTACGGATCAATTGGACACACAGATCGGTGAACGCGGCGTCAAGTTGTCCGGCGGGCAAAAACAACGTCTAGCCATCGCCCGTGCCTTTCTCCGTGATCCGAAAATCTTGATGCTGGACGAAGCCACCGCTAGTCTGGACTCGCAATCCGAAGAAAAAGTGCAACGCGCCCTTGACCAACTCATGGTCGGCCGCACCACCCTAGTGATTGCCCACCGACTCTCCACCATCGTTGACGCCGATCAGATCTACTTTATCGAAAACGGCGCCGTCACCGGTCATGGTACCCATAGTGAATTAATGCAGCAGCATGCGTTGTACGCACAGTATGTGAACGAACAAGTTGTGAATTAG
- a CDS encoding DUF1648 domain-containing protein yields the protein MSICTPRKKLAAIIGGNTLVQVVLVVIFQRLLPAQIPSHFGFFGQVDSYGFAGKPLSTSIVLILIFNLGVLLLNYANVLIPHLFQVLSLFLAASLWVIILRLLLHFSWLATIQFGLNILVAVALAYLVLRYIVTYLRF from the coding sequence TTGAGCATATGCACCCCCCGTAAAAAATTGGCCGCTATTATCGGTGGCAACACCCTTGTTCAAGTTGTACTCGTCGTTATTTTTCAACGTCTACTACCTGCGCAAATTCCTTCACACTTTGGCTTTTTCGGACAAGTCGACAGTTATGGCTTCGCCGGTAAGCCCCTATCAACCAGCATCGTTTTGATTCTAATATTTAATCTCGGCGTACTTTTGCTGAATTACGCTAACGTTTTAATACCGCATCTATTTCAAGTTTTAAGTCTTTTTCTGGCGGCTAGTCTGTGGGTGATCATTTTGCGGTTATTGCTGCATTTTTCTTGGTTAGCCACGATTCAATTTGGACTCAATATTCTTGTGGCAGTCGCACTGGCTTATTTAGTGTTGCGCTACATCGTAACTTATCTACGATTTTAA
- a CDS encoding SdpI family protein: MANIPINHWAGYRTPASMRAEKSWRLANHYMGKVSIILTLLYLLFYFLLTQLHIGATTSDNWLLGYIVIPFICIGLTELKLRKNNSA, from the coding sequence GTGGCTAACATTCCGATCAATCATTGGGCCGGCTACCGTACGCCAGCATCGATGCGCGCTGAAAAAAGTTGGCGCCTTGCTAATCATTACATGGGCAAAGTGAGCATCATTCTAACTTTATTGTACCTACTGTTTTATTTCCTTTTGACTCAGCTGCATATTGGCGCCACCACTTCCGATAACTGGCTGCTTGGCTATATTGTAATTCCATTTATCTGCATAGGATTGACTGAGTTGAAACTGCGTAAAAATAATTCAGCTTAA
- a CDS encoding DUF1648 domain-containing protein, protein MQKLKLTIRLISGLCFLIGLICFIIEPATIATHITIDNKVDATGPAWQIFILPVAQLIVDELLIFKAKRERVRNDDVNLNFLLPGELRYIVLAIVVLVAFVGVMYQQITL, encoded by the coding sequence ATGCAAAAACTTAAGCTTACTATTAGGTTGATCTCTGGATTATGTTTTTTGATTGGGCTGATCTGCTTCATTATTGAGCCTGCTACAATAGCGACACATATTACGATCGATAATAAGGTAGATGCGACTGGGCCAGCGTGGCAAATTTTCATTCTGCCGGTAGCGCAATTAATTGTGGATGAATTGCTGATTTTCAAAGCTAAGCGCGAACGGGTAAGAAACGATGATGTCAATTTAAACTTTTTGCTGCCTGGGGAACTGCGCTATATTGTGTTAGCAATCGTGGTGTTAGTGGCGTTTGTCGGTGTGATGTACCAGCAAATCACGTTGTGA
- a CDS encoding ABC transporter ATP-binding protein gives MSQNYIKLTDLAYGYGTKILRQAVNLTITTGDFLALIGPNGIGKTSLLNIILELKRPLQGTLVKNHALIEHYAPEHFPPTKLTARAYLKSIASIRAVSTPQPNNYAALVDSLAFQSLLDIPADKLSKGSLQKLNLIQALGGHPDVLLLDEPLEGLDEKAQLFLLDWLTAYNQAGNTIIMSVHGQRLANRAKTIYDVAHNTLMTTTNTNQATYLVAFKVTPDAALAKIFKLFTYEKAATKVVLTCTAKDLITVLLLLEQNDFELLTITKQ, from the coding sequence ATGTCCCAAAATTACATCAAATTAACCGATCTAGCTTACGGTTATGGTACGAAAATTCTGCGGCAAGCCGTTAATTTAACGATTACAACTGGTGATTTTCTCGCACTGATCGGGCCAAACGGCATTGGTAAAACGTCACTTTTAAACATTATCCTAGAATTAAAACGACCATTACAAGGGACACTGGTCAAGAACCATGCCTTGATCGAACACTACGCACCAGAACATTTTCCACCCACCAAATTAACGGCGCGAGCTTATTTAAAGTCGATTGCCAGCATCAGAGCAGTATCAACCCCGCAACCAAACAATTATGCGGCTTTGGTTGACAGCTTAGCCTTCCAAAGTTTATTGGATATCCCAGCCGATAAGTTATCCAAAGGCAGTTTGCAAAAACTTAACCTAATTCAGGCTTTAGGTGGACACCCAGATGTTTTACTTTTAGACGAACCGCTTGAAGGACTGGACGAAAAAGCGCAACTATTTTTGTTAGATTGGCTAACTGCCTATAATCAAGCCGGCAACACGATCATTATGTCCGTTCATGGTCAGCGCCTAGCCAACCGTGCCAAAACTATTTACGATGTCGCGCATAATACCTTAATGACCACAACTAACACAAACCAGGCCACTTATTTGGTGGCTTTTAAAGTCACCCCAGATGCCGCTTTAGCTAAAATATTTAAACTGTTTACCTATGAAAAGGCAGCTACCAAAGTGGTCCTGACTTGCACGGCTAAAGACTTAATTACGGTCTTACTTTTACTGGAACAAAACGATTTTGAGCTTTTAACCATCACCAAGCAATAA
- a CDS encoding nucleotidyltransferase family protein — protein MSALCHTLGSITQSVWNALFHQTPDYGSDVDIVYYDPDLSVAKEAATQEKIAQQLAGNQYTIDVKNEARVHLWYAQRFGKTITPYQSTEDAISTWPTTATALGVYIDENARLQAFAPYGLNDLFMGIVRPNKKLITAAVYQAKAHKWQQKWPDLTVVDW, from the coding sequence CTGAGCGCCTTATGTCACACTCTCGGTAGCATCACCCAATCGGTTTGGAACGCACTTTTTCACCAAACACCGGATTACGGTAGCGACGTCGATATTGTGTATTACGACCCCGACTTAAGTGTTGCAAAAGAAGCTGCCACGCAAGAAAAAATTGCGCAGCAGCTCGCAGGAAATCAATACACGATTGACGTCAAAAATGAGGCGCGGGTTCATTTATGGTACGCACAACGCTTTGGCAAAACGATCACACCCTATCAATCAACCGAAGATGCCATCAGCACCTGGCCGACGACCGCAACCGCGTTAGGCGTCTATATTGACGAAAACGCACGGTTACAGGCCTTTGCCCCTTATGGTCTGAATGATTTATTCATGGGCATCGTGCGCCCCAATAAAAAGTTGATCACAGCAGCCGTTTATCAAGCTAAAGCACACAAGTGGCAACAAAAATGGCCTGATTTGACCGTTGTGGATTGGTGA
- a CDS encoding kinase — MTKLIILRGNSGSGKTTTVIKLQHAFPAGQALRVSQDEVRLGMLNVKDRPANPAIDLLATICKYGKGKCDYVILEGILGLAKYQPMLRDLITYFDEQVYAYYFDLTFAETLRRHRQRAQAQEFGAEVMQKWWLEHDYLNIPQEQLLPAELSQSEVVARIIREVRG; from the coding sequence ATGACTAAATTGATCATTCTCCGCGGTAATTCTGGTAGCGGCAAAACGACGACGGTAATCAAATTGCAGCACGCTTTTCCGGCTGGTCAGGCGTTACGGGTATCACAAGACGAAGTGCGCTTAGGCATGCTCAATGTGAAAGATCGACCGGCTAATCCGGCAATCGATTTGCTAGCAACTATTTGTAAATACGGTAAGGGCAAGTGTGACTACGTTATTTTAGAAGGTATTTTAGGGCTGGCAAAGTATCAGCCGATGCTCCGCGATTTGATCACTTATTTTGATGAGCAAGTCTACGCTTATTACTTTGATCTGACTTTTGCCGAAACATTGCGCCGACACCGTCAGCGTGCTCAGGCTCAGGAATTTGGTGCCGAAGTCATGCAAAAGTGGTGGTTAGAGCACGACTACTTGAATATTCCGCAGGAACAGTTGCTGCCGGCGGAATTGAGCCAAAGTGAAGTGGTGGCGCGGATCATTCGTGAAGTGAGGGGATGA